CCCGCACTCCGGGCAACCCGCGCCGGGCGGCCACGACACGGACCGTTGTCCGGCCCGCTGCCGGGACAGCCGCGTCATCTACACCGCCCCAGACGACGACGAAGCCGACCTCGAACTCCGGCGGGAGATGGCCGTCCTGGGCGAGCTCACCTACCCCATCTCCCCCAACTATGTGAAGTCGTGGACCGCGGTACGAGCGATCGCCGAACTCATCGCCAACGCCCTCGACGAAGACCCGCAACCACACGTCGCCTGGGCCGACGGGACCTTGACCATCGCCGACAACGGACCCGGCATCCCCGAGGAAGGACTCATCCTCGGCGAATCCACCAAAACCGCACAGCAGATCGGCCAGTTCGGCGAAGGCAAGAAGATCGCCTGCCTCGTGCTGGCCCGCCATCCCGACATCCGCGCGGTCCAGATCGACACCGCCGGCTACGGCATCCTGCCCACCGTGCAACGCGGCCGGCTCCTGGGCGGTCAACTACCGTCCCGCAACGAACAGGGCGCGGAGATGCTCACCTACCAGGTGTACGGCAACACCCGCGGCCACGGCACGACCGTCACCATCGAGTGCCCGCAACACCTCGCCGTCGAGGCCATCGGCCGGTTCCGGGCCCTGACCGAGCCGCACTACACGCCACCAGCAGCGCCCGGCGCCTGTGTCCTGGCCGCCGAACCCGGCCAGGTGTGGATCGGCGGCGTGCTGGTCAACACGATCCCCGGCCTGCTGGCCTCCTATGACCTTCCGCTGACCGGCAAGCACCTGCAAAACCGGGACCGCACCGTCATCGACGCCGGCAGCCTGCGCGACGCCGTCCGCGACATCCTCGCCACCAGCCAGGACCAAACCGTGATCGGCCGGTTCGCCCAGCACGTCCTGGCCGGCAACGGGCTGCGCGAACCCGAACAGTTCTTCGCCCACGTCACCCGGCCGCGGGTGCGGGCCGCGTGGCGGACCTGGGCCCGCGCCAACCTGCCGACCAAAACCTTCTACACCAGGTCCGGCGACGAAGAGGCGACCCTGGACCTGCAAGACCAAGGCTTCACCCACGTGAGCGCCCGCGGGCTGCCGGCCCATCAGCAGCGGGCCCTGATGGACCTGCTTGGTGTCGACGTGGCCCGCACCCGGCAGCGCCGCCACTACGACAAGACCCGAAACAAGACCACCTGGGTGGCCGAACACGACCTCACCGTCGCCCAACGTGCCCTGCTGCACCAGTCACAGCAGTTGGTGCGGGCGGCCATCGGCGCGTTCGCCCTGGGCCGGGTTCGGGTGTTCTCGGCCAGCGAGGAACTGCCGTGCGCGCTGGGCATCTACCACCCGCGCACCGGTGACGTGGCCATCCACATCGACGCGCTTGCCGACCGGCACCTGACGTTGACGGCGCTGGTCCATGAGGCCGGGCACCGGGTCGGGCACCGCGGCGGCGGCCGGTGGACACCGATCCCCGACTTCCAGGACCGGTCGCGAGGATTCGAGCAACTGCTCAGCGAGTTCGCCGGGATCCTGCTGCACCACCTGGCCGACGCCGGCACCCTGGCAGCCATAGCGCCGACGACGCAGCCGGATGCCGGCGGCGGCGCGCCTGATGCCGACGCGGCTGCCGCCCCGGCAAGCCGCCGGGAACTGGCCCGCCTGCTCACCGACCGGCTCCCCCACGCGCTGGCGGACAAGGCATTCGCCAGCGAGAAGGACCTCGTCGCCTCGACCGGGGTGCATCCGGAGGTTTGGCGCACCCTGGTCAAGCCCCGTGCGGCCGGCTACCGGCGGATGTGGGGTGCCGGCGGCCGCGCCTGGGACTACGACAAGGTGGCCCTGCTCGCCGAAGCGGTCGGCGTCGCCGCCCCCGTGGTGTGGCTGGGCTACAACCTGTGCGAAGGCCCGATCTACGGCCGCCAACGCCAACACTGGAACCGGCCCGGCCCATGGTCGAAGAGGATGCGCGAGGCGACGTTGCGGGCCTGCGCCGACCTGCAAACCCTCGGCGGCGCCTACGCCGCACAGGTCCCCGCCCTGCACGCTTTGGTGGACGGACGGACCCCGGCCGTCCTCGGCG
The window above is part of the Phytohabitans houttuyneae genome. Proteins encoded here:
- a CDS encoding ATP-binding protein; this translates as MLVYNEHDNDIGEVCPHSGQPAPGGHDTDRCPARCRDSRVIYTAPDDDEADLELRREMAVLGELTYPISPNYVKSWTAVRAIAELIANALDEDPQPHVAWADGTLTIADNGPGIPEEGLILGESTKTAQQIGQFGEGKKIACLVLARHPDIRAVQIDTAGYGILPTVQRGRLLGGQLPSRNEQGAEMLTYQVYGNTRGHGTTVTIECPQHLAVEAIGRFRALTEPHYTPPAAPGACVLAAEPGQVWIGGVLVNTIPGLLASYDLPLTGKHLQNRDRTVIDAGSLRDAVRDILATSQDQTVIGRFAQHVLAGNGLREPEQFFAHVTRPRVRAAWRTWARANLPTKTFYTRSGDEEATLDLQDQGFTHVSARGLPAHQQRALMDLLGVDVARTRQRRHYDKTRNKTTWVAEHDLTVAQRALLHQSQQLVRAAIGAFALGRVRVFSASEELPCALGIYHPRTGDVAIHIDALADRHLTLTALVHEAGHRVGHRGGGRWTPIPDFQDRSRGFEQLLSEFAGILLHHLADAGTLAAIAPTTQPDAGGGAPDADAAAAPASRRELARLLTDRLPHALADKAFASEKDLVASTGVHPEVWRTLVKPRAAGYRRMWGAGGRAWDYDKVALLAEAVGVAAPVVWLGYNLCEGPIYGRQRQHWNRPGPWSKRMREATLRACADLQTLGGAYAAQVPALHALVDGRTPAVLGDDSWQAPARTLIALERERLRLDTPGPRPASPDRRQGQRKHRDATPPPK